Proteins encoded together in one Meles meles chromosome 7, mMelMel3.1 paternal haplotype, whole genome shotgun sequence window:
- the R3HDM2 gene encoding R3H domain-containing protein 2 isoform X16 — translation MSNSNTTQETLEIMKESEKKLVEESVSKNKFISKTPSKEETEKESEDTGLRPETQRRTSNHGHARKRAKSNSKLKLVRSLAVCEESSAPFADGPLETQDIIQLHISCPSDKEEEKSTKDVSEKEDKDKNKEKVPRKMLSRDSSQEYTDSTGIDLHEFLVNTLKKNPRDRMMLLKLEQEILEFINDNNNQFKKFPQMTSYHRMLLHRVAAYFGMDHNVDQTGKAVIINKTSNTRIPEQRFSEHIKDEKNTEFQQRFILKRDDASMERDDNQTGQNGYLNDIRLSKEAFSSSSHKRRQIFRANREGLSRTSSSRQSSTDSELKSLEPRPWSSTDSDGSVRSMRPPVTKASSFSGISILTRGDSIGSSKGGSAGRISRPGMALGAPEVCSPVTSSQSVRGLLPCTAQQQPQQPPQPQLPALPPTPQQQPPLNNHMISQAEDLSNPFGQMSLSRQGSAEAADPSSALFQPPLISQHPQQTSFIMASTGQPLPTSSYSPSSHAPPTQQVLPPQGYMQPPQQIQVSYYPPGQYPNSNQQYRPLSHPVAYSPQRSQQLPQPSQQPGLQPMMPNQQQAAYQGMIGVQQPQNQGLLSNQRSSMGGQMQGLVVQYTPLPSYQVPVGNDSQNVVQPPFQQPMLVPASQSVQGGLPAGGVPVYYSVIPPAQQNGTSPSVGFLQPPGTEQYQMPQSPSPCSPPQMPQQYSGVSPSGPGVVVMQLNVPNGPQPPQNPSMVQWSHCKYYSMDQRGQKPGDLYNPESNPQASTQMSNSPVTSPTQSPAPSPVTSLSSVCTGLSPLPVLTQFPRPGGPAQGDGRYSLLGQPLQYNLSICPPLLHGQSTYTVHQGQSGLKHGNRSKRQALKSASTDLGTTDVVLGRVLEVTDLPEGITRTEADKLFTQLAMSGAKIQWLKDAQGLPGGGGGDNGGTAENGRHADLAALYTIVAVFPSPLAAQNASLRLNNSVSRFKLRVAKKNYDLRILERASSQ, via the exons AGGCGGACATCCAACCATGGTCATGCCAGGAAAAGAGCCAAG TCTAATTCCAAGCTGAAGTTGGTGCGCAGCCTGGCGGTGTGTGAGGAGTCCTCTGCCCCATTTGCTGATGGACCACTAGAAACCCAG GATATAATTCAGTTGCACATCAGCTGCCCCTCtgacaaggaagaagaaaaatccacGAAGGATGTCTCTGAAAAGGAAGACaaggacaaaaacaaagaaaaggtcCCAAGGAAGATGCTTTCTAGGG ACTCCAGCCAAGAATATACAGACTCCACTGGAATAGACCTACATGAATTTCTTGTAAATACACTGAAAAAGAACCCAAG GGACAGAATGATGCTGCTAAAATTAGAACAGGAGATTCTGGAATTTATTAATGACAACAA TAACCAGTTCAAGAAGTTCCCTCAGATGACCTCATATCACCGGATGCTATTACACCGGGTAGCTGCCTATTTTGGGATGGACCACAATGTTGATCAAACTggaaaagctgtcatcatcaacaaAACCAGTAATACAAGAAT CCCCGAACAGAGATTCTCAGAACACATAAAGGATGAGAAGAATACAGAATTTCAACAGAGATTCATTCTCAAGAGAGATGATGCCAGTATGGAACGAGATGATAACCAG ACTGGCCAGAACGGATATCTAAATGACATCAG ACTCTCCAAAGAAGCCTTTTCTTCTAGCTCTCACAAGAGAAGGCAGATTTTTAG GGCGAACCGTGAGGGCCTGAGCCGAACCTCAAGCAGCCGCCAAAGCAGCACAGACAGCGAACTCAAATCCCTGGAGCCACGGCCTTGGAGCAGCACAGACTCCGATGGCTCTGTCCGGAGTATGCGGCCCCCTGTCACCAAAGCCAGCAGCTTCAGTGGAATCTCTATCCTCACCCGAGGGGACAGCATCGGGAGCAGTAAAGGTGGCAGTGCAGGAAGGATCTCCAGGCCAG GTATGGCACTAGGTGCCCCAGAAGTGTGCAGCCCTGTCACCTCATCCCAGTCTGTCCGGGGCCTTCTCCCTTGTACTGCccagcagcagccgcagcagccGCCACAGCCGCAGCTTCCTGCTCTCCCACCCACGCCTCAGCAACAGCCACCCTTGAATAATCACATGATCTCACAG GCAGAGGACCTCAGCAACCCCTTTGGACAAATGAGCCTTAGCCGCCAAGGTTCTGCTGAAGCAGCTGACCCATCCTCAGCTCTGTTCCAGCCCCCGCTTATCTCCCAGCACCCCCAGCAGACTAGCTTCATCATGGCTTCTACTGGACAGCCCCTCCCCACGTCCAGCTATTCCCCTTCTAGTCATGCGCCGCCTACTCAGCAAGTTCTGCCGCCCCAGGGCTACATGCAGCCCCCTCAACAG ATCCAGGTTTCTTACTATCCCCCTGGACAGTATCCTAATTCCAACCAGCAATACCGACCTCTGTCTCACCCGGTGGCCTACAGCCCCCAACGTAGTCAGCAGCTGCCTCAGCCATCCCAGCAGCCTG GTTTACAGCCCATGATGCCTAACCAGCAGCAGGCGGCTTACCAAGGCATGATTGGGGTCCAGCAGCCACAGAACCAGGGCCTGCTCAGCAACCAGAGGAGCAGCATGGGGGGCCAGATGCAAGGCCTGGTGGTTCAGTACACTCCACTGCCTTCTTACCAA GTCCCAGTGGGTAATGACTCACAAAATGTGGTCCAGCCGCCTTTCCAGCAACCCATGCTGGTCCCTGCGAGCCAGTCTGTGCAAGGGGGCCTCCCAGCAGGGGGTGTACCGGTGTACTACAGCGTGATCCCACCCGCTCAGCAGAACGGTACGAG CCCTTCTGTGGGGTTTCTGCAACCTCCCGGCACTGAGCAGTACCAGATGcctcagtctccctctccctgcagtcCACCACAGATGCCACAGCAGTACTCAG GAGTGTCACCTTCTGGACCAGGCGTGGTGGTCATGCAGCTGAATGTCCCTAATGGACCCCAGCCTCCCCAGAACCCATCCATGGTCCAGTGGAGTCACTGTAAATATTACAGCATGGACCAGCGTGGGCAGAAACCTGGAGACCTATACAATCCTGAGAGTAACCCCCAG gCCAGCACTCAAATGAGCAACAGCCCCGTCACATCTCCTACCCAGTCTCCAGCACCCTCTCCTGTCACCAGCCTCAGCAGTGTCTGCACAGGACTCAGTCCCCTTCCTGTCCTCACACAGTTCCCCCGGCCTGGGGGTCCAGCACAGG GTGATGGGCGCTACTCCCTTTTGGGCCAGCCATTGCAGTACAATCTGTCTATCTGCCCTCCCTTGCTCCACGGCCAGTCAACTTACACGGTACACCAG GGACAGAGTGGATTGAAGCATGGAAACCGGAGCAAAAGACAAGCACTCAAATCTGCCTCCACTGACCTAGggacaacagatgttg TCCTGGGCCGGGTGCTGGAGGTGACAGATCTCCCTGAGGGCATCACTCGGACCGAAGCGGACAAACTCTTCACTCAGCTTGCCATGTCTGGCGCCAAGATCCAGTGGCTCAAGGATGCTCAGGGGCtgcctggcgggggtgggggggacaacGGCGGGACTGCTGAGAACGGCCGCCATGCAGACCTCGCTGCCTTGTACACCATCGTGGCTGTGTTTCCCAGCCCCCTGGCTGCCCAGAATGCCTCCCTTCGCCTCAACAACTCTGTGAGTCGCTTCAAACTTCGAGTGGCCAAAAAGAACTATGACCTGAGGATCCTGGAGCGAGCCAGCTCCCAATAA
- the R3HDM2 gene encoding R3H domain-containing protein 2 isoform X9, which translates to MSNSNTTQETLEIMKESEKKLVEESVSKNKFISKTPSKEETEKESEDTGLRPETQRRTSNHGHARKRAKSNSKLKLVRSLAVCEESSAPFADGPLETQDIIQLHISCPSDKEEEKSTKDVSEKEDKDKNKEKVPRKMLSRDSSQEYTDSTGIDLHEFLVNTLKKNPRDRMMLLKLEQEILEFINDNNNQFKKFPQMTSYHRMLLHRVAAYFGMDHNVDQTGKAVIINKTSNTRIPEQRFSEHIKDEKNTEFQQRFILKRDDASMERDDNQTGQNGYLNDIRLSKEAFSSSSHKRRQIFRANREGLSRTSSSRQSSTDSELKSLEPRPWSSTDSDGSVRSMRPPVTKASSFSGISILTRGDSIGSSKGGSAGRISRPGMALGAPEVCSPVTSSQSVRGLLPCTAQQQPQQPPQPQLPALPPTPQQQPPLNNHMISQPVPALQPSPQPVQFSPGSCPQVLLPVSPPQQYNMAEDLSNPFGQMSLSRQGSAEAADPSSALFQPPLISQHPQQTSFIMASTGQPLPTSSYSPSSHAPPTQQVLPPQGYMQPPQQIQVSYYPPGQYPNSNQQYRPLSHPVAYSPQRSQQLPQPSQQPGLQPMMPNQQQAAYQGMIGVQQPQNQGLLSNQRSSMGGQMQGLVVQYTPLPSYQVPVGNDSQNVVQPPFQQPMLVPASQSVQGGLPAGGVPVYYSVIPPAQQNGTSPSVGFLQPPGTEQYQMPQSPSPCSPPQMPQQYSGVSPSGPGVVVMQLNVPNGPQPPQNPSMVQWSHCKYYSMDQRGQKPGDLYNPESNPQASTQMSNSPVTSPTQSPAPSPVTSLSSVCTGLSPLPVLTQFPRPGGPAQGDGRYSLLGQPLQYNLSICPPLLHGQSTYTVHQGQSGLKHGNRSKRQALKSASTDLGTTDVVLGRVLEVTDLPEGITRTEADKLFTQLAMSGAKIQWLKDAQGLPGGGGGDNGGTAENGRHADLAALYTIVAVFPSPLAAQNASLRLNNSVSRFKLRVAKKNYDLRILERASSQ; encoded by the exons AGGCGGACATCCAACCATGGTCATGCCAGGAAAAGAGCCAAG TCTAATTCCAAGCTGAAGTTGGTGCGCAGCCTGGCGGTGTGTGAGGAGTCCTCTGCCCCATTTGCTGATGGACCACTAGAAACCCAG GATATAATTCAGTTGCACATCAGCTGCCCCTCtgacaaggaagaagaaaaatccacGAAGGATGTCTCTGAAAAGGAAGACaaggacaaaaacaaagaaaaggtcCCAAGGAAGATGCTTTCTAGGG ACTCCAGCCAAGAATATACAGACTCCACTGGAATAGACCTACATGAATTTCTTGTAAATACACTGAAAAAGAACCCAAG GGACAGAATGATGCTGCTAAAATTAGAACAGGAGATTCTGGAATTTATTAATGACAACAA TAACCAGTTCAAGAAGTTCCCTCAGATGACCTCATATCACCGGATGCTATTACACCGGGTAGCTGCCTATTTTGGGATGGACCACAATGTTGATCAAACTggaaaagctgtcatcatcaacaaAACCAGTAATACAAGAAT CCCCGAACAGAGATTCTCAGAACACATAAAGGATGAGAAGAATACAGAATTTCAACAGAGATTCATTCTCAAGAGAGATGATGCCAGTATGGAACGAGATGATAACCAG ACTGGCCAGAACGGATATCTAAATGACATCAG ACTCTCCAAAGAAGCCTTTTCTTCTAGCTCTCACAAGAGAAGGCAGATTTTTAG GGCGAACCGTGAGGGCCTGAGCCGAACCTCAAGCAGCCGCCAAAGCAGCACAGACAGCGAACTCAAATCCCTGGAGCCACGGCCTTGGAGCAGCACAGACTCCGATGGCTCTGTCCGGAGTATGCGGCCCCCTGTCACCAAAGCCAGCAGCTTCAGTGGAATCTCTATCCTCACCCGAGGGGACAGCATCGGGAGCAGTAAAGGTGGCAGTGCAGGAAGGATCTCCAGGCCAG GTATGGCACTAGGTGCCCCAGAAGTGTGCAGCCCTGTCACCTCATCCCAGTCTGTCCGGGGCCTTCTCCCTTGTACTGCccagcagcagccgcagcagccGCCACAGCCGCAGCTTCCTGCTCTCCCACCCACGCCTCAGCAACAGCCACCCTTGAATAATCACATGATCTCACAG CCAGTCCCGGCTCTGCAGCCCTCTCCGCAGCCTGTTCAGTTCTCTCCAGGCTCCTGTCCCCAAGTCCTTCTGCCAGTCTCTCCGCCCCAGCAGTACAACATG GCAGAGGACCTCAGCAACCCCTTTGGACAAATGAGCCTTAGCCGCCAAGGTTCTGCTGAAGCAGCTGACCCATCCTCAGCTCTGTTCCAGCCCCCGCTTATCTCCCAGCACCCCCAGCAGACTAGCTTCATCATGGCTTCTACTGGACAGCCCCTCCCCACGTCCAGCTATTCCCCTTCTAGTCATGCGCCGCCTACTCAGCAAGTTCTGCCGCCCCAGGGCTACATGCAGCCCCCTCAACAG ATCCAGGTTTCTTACTATCCCCCTGGACAGTATCCTAATTCCAACCAGCAATACCGACCTCTGTCTCACCCGGTGGCCTACAGCCCCCAACGTAGTCAGCAGCTGCCTCAGCCATCCCAGCAGCCTG GTTTACAGCCCATGATGCCTAACCAGCAGCAGGCGGCTTACCAAGGCATGATTGGGGTCCAGCAGCCACAGAACCAGGGCCTGCTCAGCAACCAGAGGAGCAGCATGGGGGGCCAGATGCAAGGCCTGGTGGTTCAGTACACTCCACTGCCTTCTTACCAA GTCCCAGTGGGTAATGACTCACAAAATGTGGTCCAGCCGCCTTTCCAGCAACCCATGCTGGTCCCTGCGAGCCAGTCTGTGCAAGGGGGCCTCCCAGCAGGGGGTGTACCGGTGTACTACAGCGTGATCCCACCCGCTCAGCAGAACGGTACGAG CCCTTCTGTGGGGTTTCTGCAACCTCCCGGCACTGAGCAGTACCAGATGcctcagtctccctctccctgcagtcCACCACAGATGCCACAGCAGTACTCAG GAGTGTCACCTTCTGGACCAGGCGTGGTGGTCATGCAGCTGAATGTCCCTAATGGACCCCAGCCTCCCCAGAACCCATCCATGGTCCAGTGGAGTCACTGTAAATATTACAGCATGGACCAGCGTGGGCAGAAACCTGGAGACCTATACAATCCTGAGAGTAACCCCCAG gCCAGCACTCAAATGAGCAACAGCCCCGTCACATCTCCTACCCAGTCTCCAGCACCCTCTCCTGTCACCAGCCTCAGCAGTGTCTGCACAGGACTCAGTCCCCTTCCTGTCCTCACACAGTTCCCCCGGCCTGGGGGTCCAGCACAGG GTGATGGGCGCTACTCCCTTTTGGGCCAGCCATTGCAGTACAATCTGTCTATCTGCCCTCCCTTGCTCCACGGCCAGTCAACTTACACGGTACACCAG GGACAGAGTGGATTGAAGCATGGAAACCGGAGCAAAAGACAAGCACTCAAATCTGCCTCCACTGACCTAGggacaacagatgttg TCCTGGGCCGGGTGCTGGAGGTGACAGATCTCCCTGAGGGCATCACTCGGACCGAAGCGGACAAACTCTTCACTCAGCTTGCCATGTCTGGCGCCAAGATCCAGTGGCTCAAGGATGCTCAGGGGCtgcctggcgggggtgggggggacaacGGCGGGACTGCTGAGAACGGCCGCCATGCAGACCTCGCTGCCTTGTACACCATCGTGGCTGTGTTTCCCAGCCCCCTGGCTGCCCAGAATGCCTCCCTTCGCCTCAACAACTCTGTGAGTCGCTTCAAACTTCGAGTGGCCAAAAAGAACTATGACCTGAGGATCCTGGAGCGAGCCAGCTCCCAATAA
- the R3HDM2 gene encoding R3H domain-containing protein 2 isoform X4: protein MSNSNTTQETLEIMKESEKKLVEESVSKNKFISKTPSKEETEKESEDTGLRPETQDYESLLDKRRTSNHGHARKRAKSNSKLKLVRSLAVCEESSAPFADGPLETQDIIQLHISCPSDKEEEKSTKDVSEKEDKDKNKEKVPRKMLSRDSSQEYTDSTGIDLHEFLVNTLKKNPRDRMMLLKLEQEILEFINDNNNQFKKFPQMTSYHRMLLHRVAAYFGMDHNVDQTGKAVIINKTSNTRIPEQRFSEHIKDEKNTEFQQRFILKRDDASMERDDNQIRVPLQDGRRSKSIEEREEEYQRVRERIFARETGQNGYLNDIRANREGLSRTSSSRQSSTDSELKSLEPRPWSSTDSDGSVRSMRPPVTKASSFSGISILTRGDSIGSSKGGSAGRISRPGMALGAPEVCSPVTSSQSVRGLLPCTAQQQPQQPPQPQLPALPPTPQQQPPLNNHMISQPVPALQPSPQPVQFSPGSCPQVLLPVSPPQQYNMAEDLSNPFGQMSLSRQGSAEAADPSSALFQPPLISQHPQQTSFIMASTGQPLPTSSYSPSSHAPPTQQVLPPQGYMQPPQQIQVSYYPPGQYPNSNQQYRPLSHPVAYSPQRSQQLPQPSQQPGLQPMMPNQQQAAYQGMIGVQQPQNQGLLSNQRSSMGGQMQGLVVQYTPLPSYQVPVGNDSQNVVQPPFQQPMLVPASQSVQGGLPAGGVPVYYSVIPPAQQNGTSPSVGFLQPPGTEQYQMPQSPSPCSPPQMPQQYSGVSPSGPGVVVMQLNVPNGPQPPQNPSMVQWSHCKYYSMDQRGQKPGDLYNPESNPQASTQMSNSPVTSPTQSPAPSPVTSLSSVCTGLSPLPVLTQFPRPGGPAQGDGRYSLLGQPLQYNLSICPPLLHGQSTYTVHQGQSGLKHGNRSKRQALKSASTDLGTTDVVLGRVLEVTDLPEGITRTEADKLFTQLAMSGAKIQWLKDAQGLPGGGGGDNGGTAENGRHADLAALYTIVAVFPSPLAAQNASLRLNNSVSRFKLRVAKKNYDLRILERASSQ, encoded by the exons GATTATGAGTCCCTTTTGGACAAG AGGCGGACATCCAACCATGGTCATGCCAGGAAAAGAGCCAAG TCTAATTCCAAGCTGAAGTTGGTGCGCAGCCTGGCGGTGTGTGAGGAGTCCTCTGCCCCATTTGCTGATGGACCACTAGAAACCCAG GATATAATTCAGTTGCACATCAGCTGCCCCTCtgacaaggaagaagaaaaatccacGAAGGATGTCTCTGAAAAGGAAGACaaggacaaaaacaaagaaaaggtcCCAAGGAAGATGCTTTCTAGGG ACTCCAGCCAAGAATATACAGACTCCACTGGAATAGACCTACATGAATTTCTTGTAAATACACTGAAAAAGAACCCAAG GGACAGAATGATGCTGCTAAAATTAGAACAGGAGATTCTGGAATTTATTAATGACAACAA TAACCAGTTCAAGAAGTTCCCTCAGATGACCTCATATCACCGGATGCTATTACACCGGGTAGCTGCCTATTTTGGGATGGACCACAATGTTGATCAAACTggaaaagctgtcatcatcaacaaAACCAGTAATACAAGAAT CCCCGAACAGAGATTCTCAGAACACATAAAGGATGAGAAGAATACAGAATTTCAACAGAGATTCATTCTCAAGAGAGATGATGCCAGTATGGAACGAGATGATAACCAG ATCAGAGTTCCATTGCAGGATGGAAGGAGGAGCAAGTcaatagaagagagagaggaggaatatCAAAGGGTCCGAGAGAGAATATTTGCCCGAGAG ACTGGCCAGAACGGATATCTAAATGACATCAG GGCGAACCGTGAGGGCCTGAGCCGAACCTCAAGCAGCCGCCAAAGCAGCACAGACAGCGAACTCAAATCCCTGGAGCCACGGCCTTGGAGCAGCACAGACTCCGATGGCTCTGTCCGGAGTATGCGGCCCCCTGTCACCAAAGCCAGCAGCTTCAGTGGAATCTCTATCCTCACCCGAGGGGACAGCATCGGGAGCAGTAAAGGTGGCAGTGCAGGAAGGATCTCCAGGCCAG GTATGGCACTAGGTGCCCCAGAAGTGTGCAGCCCTGTCACCTCATCCCAGTCTGTCCGGGGCCTTCTCCCTTGTACTGCccagcagcagccgcagcagccGCCACAGCCGCAGCTTCCTGCTCTCCCACCCACGCCTCAGCAACAGCCACCCTTGAATAATCACATGATCTCACAG CCAGTCCCGGCTCTGCAGCCCTCTCCGCAGCCTGTTCAGTTCTCTCCAGGCTCCTGTCCCCAAGTCCTTCTGCCAGTCTCTCCGCCCCAGCAGTACAACATG GCAGAGGACCTCAGCAACCCCTTTGGACAAATGAGCCTTAGCCGCCAAGGTTCTGCTGAAGCAGCTGACCCATCCTCAGCTCTGTTCCAGCCCCCGCTTATCTCCCAGCACCCCCAGCAGACTAGCTTCATCATGGCTTCTACTGGACAGCCCCTCCCCACGTCCAGCTATTCCCCTTCTAGTCATGCGCCGCCTACTCAGCAAGTTCTGCCGCCCCAGGGCTACATGCAGCCCCCTCAACAG ATCCAGGTTTCTTACTATCCCCCTGGACAGTATCCTAATTCCAACCAGCAATACCGACCTCTGTCTCACCCGGTGGCCTACAGCCCCCAACGTAGTCAGCAGCTGCCTCAGCCATCCCAGCAGCCTG GTTTACAGCCCATGATGCCTAACCAGCAGCAGGCGGCTTACCAAGGCATGATTGGGGTCCAGCAGCCACAGAACCAGGGCCTGCTCAGCAACCAGAGGAGCAGCATGGGGGGCCAGATGCAAGGCCTGGTGGTTCAGTACACTCCACTGCCTTCTTACCAA GTCCCAGTGGGTAATGACTCACAAAATGTGGTCCAGCCGCCTTTCCAGCAACCCATGCTGGTCCCTGCGAGCCAGTCTGTGCAAGGGGGCCTCCCAGCAGGGGGTGTACCGGTGTACTACAGCGTGATCCCACCCGCTCAGCAGAACGGTACGAG CCCTTCTGTGGGGTTTCTGCAACCTCCCGGCACTGAGCAGTACCAGATGcctcagtctccctctccctgcagtcCACCACAGATGCCACAGCAGTACTCAG GAGTGTCACCTTCTGGACCAGGCGTGGTGGTCATGCAGCTGAATGTCCCTAATGGACCCCAGCCTCCCCAGAACCCATCCATGGTCCAGTGGAGTCACTGTAAATATTACAGCATGGACCAGCGTGGGCAGAAACCTGGAGACCTATACAATCCTGAGAGTAACCCCCAG gCCAGCACTCAAATGAGCAACAGCCCCGTCACATCTCCTACCCAGTCTCCAGCACCCTCTCCTGTCACCAGCCTCAGCAGTGTCTGCACAGGACTCAGTCCCCTTCCTGTCCTCACACAGTTCCCCCGGCCTGGGGGTCCAGCACAGG GTGATGGGCGCTACTCCCTTTTGGGCCAGCCATTGCAGTACAATCTGTCTATCTGCCCTCCCTTGCTCCACGGCCAGTCAACTTACACGGTACACCAG GGACAGAGTGGATTGAAGCATGGAAACCGGAGCAAAAGACAAGCACTCAAATCTGCCTCCACTGACCTAGggacaacagatgttg TCCTGGGCCGGGTGCTGGAGGTGACAGATCTCCCTGAGGGCATCACTCGGACCGAAGCGGACAAACTCTTCACTCAGCTTGCCATGTCTGGCGCCAAGATCCAGTGGCTCAAGGATGCTCAGGGGCtgcctggcgggggtgggggggacaacGGCGGGACTGCTGAGAACGGCCGCCATGCAGACCTCGCTGCCTTGTACACCATCGTGGCTGTGTTTCCCAGCCCCCTGGCTGCCCAGAATGCCTCCCTTCGCCTCAACAACTCTGTGAGTCGCTTCAAACTTCGAGTGGCCAAAAAGAACTATGACCTGAGGATCCTGGAGCGAGCCAGCTCCCAATAA